A genome region from Schaalia sp. 19OD2882 includes the following:
- a CDS encoding carbohydrate ABC transporter permease, which yields MNKKTDRIQWDSYLFLLPAAVLFFVFVAYPIVYNFQASLLEWDGINEATPVGLDNYAALADDPTFALTLRNSALWILLTVVPQSVIGFLMALLLNTELKGRIVYRTLFFVPVVISPIVIGIVWQRLLDPFRGVTGAIAHATGWEWFGQNFLGSPDTAIFTVIVINVWQWSGYSMLFYLAGLQQIDASLLEAARIDGASYWRTVRSIILPLLKPTHLSLVLLSVIGSLKTFELVYATTKGGPNHASEMIPTYTFLKAFELQSVGSGAALSIVLIALAVVSALVLVVLFGAGFISGSHDEASLLTRVLKRRRDEEA from the coding sequence ATGAACAAGAAGACCGACCGAATCCAGTGGGACTCCTACCTGTTCCTGCTCCCAGCCGCAGTTCTCTTCTTCGTCTTCGTCGCCTACCCGATCGTCTACAACTTCCAGGCGTCCCTGCTCGAGTGGGACGGCATCAACGAGGCCACACCCGTGGGCCTGGACAACTACGCGGCCCTGGCAGATGACCCGACATTCGCCCTGACCCTGCGCAACAGTGCTCTGTGGATCCTGCTGACCGTCGTCCCCCAATCGGTCATCGGATTCCTCATGGCACTGCTGCTCAACACCGAACTCAAAGGGCGCATCGTCTACCGCACCCTGTTCTTCGTCCCCGTGGTGATCTCACCCATCGTCATCGGCATCGTCTGGCAGCGCCTACTGGACCCCTTCCGGGGCGTCACGGGTGCCATCGCCCACGCCACCGGATGGGAATGGTTCGGCCAGAACTTCCTCGGCAGCCCCGACACCGCCATCTTCACCGTCATCGTCATCAACGTGTGGCAGTGGTCGGGATACTCGATGCTCTTCTACCTGGCCGGTCTCCAGCAGATCGACGCCTCGCTGCTCGAAGCCGCGCGCATCGACGGAGCCTCCTACTGGAGGACCGTCCGCTCGATCATCCTGCCGCTTCTCAAGCCCACACACCTGTCACTGGTGCTGCTCTCGGTCATCGGATCCCTCAAGACCTTCGAACTGGTCTACGCAACGACGAAGGGAGGCCCCAACCACGCCTCCGAGATGATCCCCACCTACACATTCCTCAAGGCCTTCGAACTGCAGTCCGTGGGCAGTGGCGCCGCGCTGTCGATCGTCCTCATTGCCTTGGCAGTCGTCTCCGCCCTGGTCCTGGTCGTCCTCTTCGGCGCCGGATTCATCTCCGGTTCTCACGACGAAGCGTCCCTGCTCACCCGAGTCCTGAAGAGGAGACGCGATGAAGAAGCGTAG
- a CDS encoding carbohydrate ABC transporter permease: protein MKKRRNAIQYLHLLAAPWSLLWVLPVLAVLSLSLMPTSDPTTTAWGLVPNSPSLSNYSLIFAQNPILRHVVNSLLITVPSVILTVLSGSMVAFALVRLRFPGKPVVFALMVLTMVLPMASIVVAVYRVLQFLGLYNSIIGLVLVYTALGTPFAVIMIRNSFAAIPDETYEAALVDGAGKWRILFRIYLPLAKASVAVVVVWQSMMTWNDFLLPLVSIADNILKPLVLVPLAYQGIYLSQPGALFAVLVLISMPMVLIFLLMQRGLVNGLAGAIK from the coding sequence ATGAAGAAGCGTAGAAACGCCATCCAGTACCTCCACCTGCTGGCTGCCCCATGGTCCCTGCTGTGGGTCCTGCCGGTCCTGGCGGTGCTCAGCCTGTCCCTCATGCCCACGAGCGACCCGACGACCACCGCTTGGGGGCTGGTGCCAAACAGCCCATCCCTGTCGAACTACTCCCTGATCTTCGCGCAGAACCCGATCCTCAGGCACGTGGTCAACTCCCTGCTCATCACCGTGCCCTCGGTGATCCTCACGGTCCTGTCCGGATCCATGGTCGCCTTCGCCCTGGTGCGCCTGCGATTCCCCGGAAAACCGGTGGTCTTCGCCCTCATGGTCCTCACCATGGTCCTGCCGATGGCTTCCATCGTCGTGGCCGTCTACCGGGTCCTGCAATTCCTCGGGTTGTACAACTCGATCATCGGCCTGGTCCTGGTCTACACGGCGCTGGGCACCCCATTCGCGGTCATCATGATCAGGAACTCCTTCGCCGCGATCCCCGACGAGACCTACGAGGCCGCCCTCGTCGACGGGGCCGGCAAGTGGAGGATCCTCTTCCGCATCTACCTGCCCCTGGCCAAGGCCTCGGTGGCGGTGGTTGTCGTGTGGCAGTCGATGATGACGTGGAACGACTTCTTGCTGCCACTGGTCTCCATCGCGGACAACATCCTCAAACCCCTCGTCCTGGTCCCCTTGGCGTACCAAGGCATCTACCTGTCCCAGCCGGGCGCCCTCTTCGCCGTCCTGGTCCTCATCTCGATGCCGATGGTCCTCATCTTCCTGCTCATGCAGCGGGGCCTGGTCAACGGACTGGCAGGAGCCATCAAATGA